One window of Inquilinus sp. KBS0705 genomic DNA carries:
- a CDS encoding molybdopterin-guanine dinucleotide biosynthesis protein MobB has protein sequence MFINISDSKEAANKGSSSGLVHYLEKENRIEKKNQPEDWFNGKTVDIDPYQVMKTIDNNIAKLGKADAKFFLVNISPSQKEIAFLREQYGDDGVKSQLKGFAVRVMDAYAQNFKREGVNSHEDLVWFAKLENYRYYIYTDPEVKQGLKTRGDRKDGEQLHIQVIVSRKDATNTIKLSPMNNSRGKNEEHSKKMGQFDRVAFKQSGEGLFDSLFEFDRQLKETMAYANVQKNGSLNERIEMGYFDLRISESDIELANQESIAGQTANIEHSLEDFTTPVTFDIRDDVDDEAVYGKNRQKKNIARSISR, from the coding sequence ATGTTTATCAATATCAGTGACAGCAAGGAAGCGGCCAACAAAGGGAGCAGCAGTGGGCTGGTGCATTACCTGGAAAAAGAGAACCGGATCGAAAAGAAAAACCAACCCGAAGACTGGTTCAACGGCAAAACGGTCGATATTGACCCCTATCAGGTGATGAAAACCATAGATAATAATATCGCCAAATTAGGTAAGGCTGATGCCAAATTCTTCCTGGTTAATATTAGCCCAAGCCAAAAGGAAATCGCATTTCTAAGGGAGCAATATGGCGATGATGGTGTGAAAAGTCAGTTAAAGGGTTTTGCAGTCCGGGTTATGGATGCCTATGCACAGAACTTCAAGCGCGAAGGCGTGAATAGCCATGAAGACCTGGTTTGGTTTGCCAAACTTGAAAACTATCGTTATTATATTTACACTGATCCTGAAGTCAAACAAGGCTTAAAAACGCGCGGCGACAGGAAGGATGGTGAGCAATTACACATACAGGTAATTGTATCTAGGAAAGATGCTACCAATACGATCAAACTTAGCCCGATGAATAATTCACGTGGGAAGAATGAAGAACATTCTAAAAAGATGGGTCAGTTCGACCGAGTTGCGTTCAAGCAAAGCGGCGAAGGTCTCTTTGACAGCTTATTTGAATTTGACAGGCAACTGAAGGAAACCATGGCTTATGCCAACGTCCAAAAGAATGGCAGTTTAAATGAACGGATAGAAATGGGTTACTTCGACTTAAGAATATCTGAAAGCGATATTGAGCTTGCTAATCAAGAAAGCATTGCCGGGCAAACTGCTAATATCGAGCATTCACTGGAGGATTTTACCACTCCTGTAACCTTTGACATCCGTGACGATGTTGATGATGAGGCGGTTTACGGAAAGAATCGTCAAAAAAAGAATATAGCAAGATCGATTTCCAGGTAA